Genomic DNA from Salinibacter pepae:
GGACGAGTTGCGTGCGGAAGAGCCGGTCGGAGTGGTCATGGAACGAGAGACCGCATGGGTGTGTGGGGAATGACGGACAGGGGGAAGCCCTCAAAGGTCCACCGACAGGTACCCGGCGGCCTCGCGCTTCAGGGCGTGGGCAAGGCCATTCGGCACCACCTCCACCGCCGAAGTTAGGCGGTCGGGATCAATGCCGCGGTTTTCCAGGGACATGCCGCAGGCCAGCACGGACGCCCGGCCGGGAGCCTGCTCCTCGATCCGGCTCGCGAGGGACGTGCCGCGTCGCAGATTGCCCGCGGCCTTTCCACATACCACAATCTCGACCGGCGTGGTGGCGAGCGACTCGGAGGCCTCCAGGTCCCGGACGGTTTGGACGGCGGCGCGGACATGCTGGGGCCGGCGCACCAGCATGACGATGCCGGGCGGGTCGTCCCCTCCGGTCACCGCATCGGGCACGGCGGACGCCTCTGCCGAGTGACCGGCCGCGGGAGCCCCAGTCGCGAGGGAAAGCCCCGGAATCAACAGACCAAGCGAGAAGAGGACAGAAAGGGAGAAAGAGCGCATAAGACTGTAGAGGCACATGCGACTGTCGTCGGGAGTATCGAGAAAATTGAGAGATCGGGGTCAGGTGCTCGTCTTCAGGCGCTTCAGGAGGGGCTGTAGTTGACGTCGCAGCTCGGCTTCCGGCAAGAACCCAGGGCGGGCGTACCGAATGGTGCCCTCCGGGCCGACGACGAAGGACATCGGCAGGGCCCGGACGCCGCCGTACGTGCGCGTGAGACGTTCGCTGCCCACCACGAGCGGATAGTTGATGCCCATCTCCTCCGCGTAGGGCCGCACGGCCGCGAAGCCCGTATCGTCAAGGGAGACGCCGACGAAGGTCACGTCCTCCGGCCCGAACTCCTTCTGAAGCTGGATGAAGCCGGGGATCTCCTTGCGGCACGGGGGGCACCACGTGGCCCAGAAGTTTACGACCACGATCTCACCGCGATGGTCGGAGAGCCGAAAGGTCTCGCCGTTCATCCGCTCCAGCGAAAAATCCGGAGCGGCCTCGCCCTGCAGCGGGTGCTGTGCAGGCGTGCGTCGGGCCGGTGGGCGCTCTGCAGGCTGCGAGTCCCCATCGGCCGTCGGGGACTGCGGGATGGGCTCCGTGATCGTCACGTAGAGGAGCCCGACGCCGAGGAGTGTAAAGGTGAGCGCACCGATGCCGTACAGACGGGCCTTCCACGTGGGGGAAAGCATACGCTTCTCCGCTTGGTGAAGGAGGATGCGTGGAGGACGGCCACAGACGGGCCGAGGCACACGACGGGCGCCGGCCCACAGATCAGCCAACGATCGGTTGCTGACAGTGAGGGCCCGCGGGCTCGCGACAGGCCGGCGGCCCCGACCCCAAAAAGGGGAGGCAGTGACGTCTGCAGGGTCGGAGCGCGAACAGCCGGCCGGACGAGCCAGCGGAGAAGAGATTACAACCGCAGCACGACGCTGCGCAGGGTGCCCATGGACTCCTGGGCGGGAGGCGAATCAGAGAGGTGGCCCTGGGGGGAGTGGGCG
This window encodes:
- a CDS encoding DsrE family protein; translated protein: MRSFSLSVLFSLGLLIPGLSLATGAPAAGHSAEASAVPDAVTGGDDPPGIVMLVRRPQHVRAAVQTVRDLEASESLATTPVEIVVCGKAAGNLRRGTSLASRIEEQAPGRASVLACGMSLENRGIDPDRLTSAVEVVPNGLAHALKREAAGYLSVDL
- a CDS encoding peroxiredoxin family protein, yielding MLSPTWKARLYGIGALTFTLLGVGLLYVTITEPIPQSPTADGDSQPAERPPARRTPAQHPLQGEAAPDFSLERMNGETFRLSDHRGEIVVVNFWATWCPPCRKEIPGFIQLQKEFGPEDVTFVGVSLDDTGFAAVRPYAEEMGINYPLVVGSERLTRTYGGVRALPMSFVVGPEGTIRYARPGFLPEAELRRQLQPLLKRLKTST